One stretch of Ornithinimicrobium ciconiae DNA includes these proteins:
- a CDS encoding ABC transporter ATP-binding protein, which yields MNAPGAADPIVRATDLTKIYGDNRAVDGISFSISSGESFGLLGPNGAGKSTTMRMIGGTLTRTGGSMLVAGLDPAERGPEVRAHLGVVPQQDNLDEELTVRDNLIVYGRYFGLSHSYLRTKADELIEFAQLTDKAKSKTTALSGGMKRRLTIARALVNEPKLLLLDEPTTGLDPQARHVLWDRLFRLKEVGVTLVVTTHFMDEAEQLCDRLIVIDHGSIMAEGSPRSLIKDYSTREVVELRFGAQRNAAVVDQLADIATRLEVLPDRILVYTDDGEAALEEVTGRGLNPITSLVRRSSLEDVFLRLTGRTLVD from the coding sequence GTGAACGCACCTGGAGCAGCGGATCCCATCGTCCGCGCCACGGACCTGACCAAGATCTATGGCGATAACCGCGCGGTCGACGGCATCTCGTTCAGCATCAGCTCCGGTGAGTCCTTCGGCCTGCTGGGCCCCAACGGGGCCGGCAAGTCCACCACGATGCGGATGATCGGTGGGACCCTGACCCGCACCGGCGGGTCCATGCTGGTCGCCGGGCTCGATCCGGCCGAGCGCGGCCCGGAGGTGCGCGCTCACCTCGGGGTCGTCCCCCAGCAGGACAACCTCGACGAGGAGCTGACGGTCCGGGACAACCTCATCGTCTATGGCCGATACTTCGGGCTGTCCCACTCCTACCTGCGGACCAAGGCGGACGAGCTGATCGAGTTTGCCCAGCTCACGGACAAGGCCAAGTCCAAGACGACGGCCCTGTCCGGTGGCATGAAGCGCCGGCTGACCATCGCCCGCGCCCTGGTCAATGAGCCCAAGCTCCTCCTCCTCGACGAGCCGACGACCGGCCTGGACCCGCAGGCCCGCCACGTCCTCTGGGACCGGCTGTTCCGGCTCAAGGAGGTCGGTGTCACGCTCGTGGTGACGACGCACTTCATGGACGAGGCCGAGCAGCTGTGCGACCGGCTGATCGTCATCGACCACGGCTCGATCATGGCTGAGGGCAGCCCCCGCTCCCTGATCAAGGACTACTCCACGCGCGAGGTCGTCGAGCTCCGCTTCGGTGCACAGCGCAACGCGGCGGTGGTCGACCAGCTCGCTGACATCGCCACCCGACTCGAGGTGCTCCCGGACCGCATCCTCGTCTACACCGACGACGGTGAGGCGGCGCTGGAAGAGGTCACCGGGCGCGGTCTCAACCCGATCACCTCGCTGGTGCGACGCTCCTCCCTCGAGGATGTCTTCCTCCGGTTGACAGGACGGACCCTCGTTGACTGA
- a CDS encoding MFS transporter — MTDPGGPSPVLETRDVVALQTRTVRTLMGSQVLGGVGVASGIAVAALMAADISGRDDLSGLANTTQVLGGALLTIPIAALMAARGRRVGLMAAYLIGTLGAGLAILAAELGSFPLLLLGTALFGASSTANSQARYAAVDLAVPARRGRQLSLVVWATTLGSVLGPNMLGPGKAMAESLGLPPLAGAWVFSAAGFVLAAVLVNVLLRPDPLLTARALALPPPAKGVAVDPAPTDAPADDALARTPRVGQRGSVVHGARAILASPTVLLGTVTVTIGHVVMVAVMVMTPIHMAHGHAEVEVIGFVISMHILGMYGLAPVAGYLTDRRGSRPVILGGVGILVLACLLAATSSTGWSAGLLAGLFLLGLGWSCTMVAGSHLIAAGAQVEDRASVQGASDLIMGLSAAAAGALAGVVVQHLGYDWLGAMGALTALALGGYTVVTGRRVTET, encoded by the coding sequence GTGACCGATCCCGGTGGGCCTTCTCCAGTGCTTGAGACTCGCGATGTCGTTGCGCTGCAGACCCGCACGGTGCGGACCCTGATGGGCAGTCAGGTCCTGGGCGGTGTCGGGGTGGCCAGCGGCATCGCCGTGGCGGCACTGATGGCCGCGGACATCAGTGGGCGCGATGACCTCTCGGGGCTGGCCAACACCACGCAGGTCCTCGGTGGGGCCCTGCTGACCATCCCGATCGCGGCACTGATGGCAGCGCGCGGTCGGCGGGTGGGCCTGATGGCGGCCTATCTCATTGGCACCCTCGGTGCTGGCCTGGCCATCCTCGCGGCCGAGCTGGGCAGCTTCCCACTCCTGCTGCTGGGCACCGCGCTGTTCGGCGCCTCGTCGACGGCCAACAGCCAGGCACGCTACGCCGCGGTCGACCTTGCCGTGCCTGCTCGTCGCGGTCGGCAGCTCAGCCTGGTCGTCTGGGCCACCACGCTCGGCTCCGTTCTCGGGCCCAACATGCTCGGTCCTGGCAAGGCGATGGCCGAGTCACTGGGTCTTCCCCCGCTCGCCGGCGCCTGGGTGTTCAGCGCCGCCGGCTTTGTCCTGGCCGCGGTCCTGGTCAACGTCCTGCTGCGGCCCGATCCACTGTTGACGGCTCGAGCACTGGCGCTGCCCCCGCCGGCCAAGGGCGTCGCGGTCGATCCGGCACCGACTGACGCGCCCGCCGACGACGCCCTGGCCCGGACCCCCCGCGTGGGACAACGGGGCTCGGTGGTCCACGGGGCCCGGGCGATCCTCGCCTCCCCCACCGTCCTGCTCGGGACGGTGACGGTCACCATCGGGCATGTCGTGATGGTCGCCGTGATGGTGATGACCCCGATCCACATGGCGCACGGTCATGCCGAGGTGGAGGTCATCGGCTTTGTCATCTCGATGCACATCCTGGGCATGTACGGCCTGGCCCCCGTGGCCGGCTACCTCACCGACCGTCGTGGGTCACGGCCGGTGATCCTGGGCGGTGTCGGGATCCTGGTCCTGGCCTGCCTGCTCGCGGCCACCTCCTCCACGGGGTGGTCCGCTGGGCTGCTGGCCGGTCTGTTCCTCCTCGGGCTGGGGTGGTCCTGCACGATGGTCGCTGGCTCGCACCTGATCGCCGCGGGCGCCCAGGTCGAGGACCGGGCCTCGGTGCAGGGTGCATCCGACCTGATCATGGGGCTGTCGGCGGCCGCCGCAGGTGCTCTGGCCGGGGTGGTCGTGCAGCACCTTGGCTATGACTGGCTCGGCGCGATGGGAGCTCTGACCGCCCTGGCGCTGGGTGGCTACACGGTGGTCACGGGTCGTCGGGTCACCGAGACCTAA
- a CDS encoding 4a-hydroxytetrahydrobiopterin dehydratase, which translates to MATFTHQDVLTAGLTHWRDLAQGLHARFGTGDFAAGLRFVEAVGQAAEEAGHHPDVTLTYPHVDIALISHDVGAITERDIDLARQISAIATEHDIPAQPEALAQVELALDTADPSRLGPFWAALLRGDTEAFQDGDVVGDARVPLLWFQETDAHETPRQRFHLDVWIPAELAQERIAAAVAAGGTVVDDEAAPAFTVLADAEGNRACVCTTER; encoded by the coding sequence ATGGCAACCTTCACGCATCAAGATGTCCTCACGGCAGGTCTGACCCACTGGCGGGATCTCGCCCAGGGGTTGCACGCCCGGTTCGGCACCGGTGACTTCGCGGCGGGTCTCCGCTTTGTCGAGGCCGTCGGGCAGGCAGCAGAGGAGGCCGGGCACCACCCGGACGTGACCCTCACCTATCCCCATGTTGACATCGCTCTGATCAGTCACGACGTCGGCGCCATCACCGAGCGCGACATCGACCTGGCCCGACAGATCAGCGCCATCGCCACTGAGCACGACATCCCGGCGCAGCCCGAGGCACTCGCCCAGGTCGAGTTGGCGCTCGACACGGCGGACCCGTCCCGGCTGGGACCGTTCTGGGCCGCGCTGCTGCGGGGCGACACCGAGGCGTTTCAGGACGGCGACGTCGTGGGCGACGCCCGCGTGCCACTGCTGTGGTTCCAGGAGACCGACGCCCACGAGACACCCCGGCAGCGCTTCCACCTGGATGTGTGGATTCCGGCTGAGCTCGCGCAGGAGCGCATCGCCGCTGCCGTCGCTGCGGGCGGCACGGTGGTGGATGACGAGGCGGCACCGGCCTTCACGGTCCTCGCGGATGCGGAGGGCAACCGGGCCTGCGTCTGCACCACAGAGCGCTGA
- a CDS encoding C40 family peptidase yields the protein MTQTAPGGRHRAPSRISSALAQGRYSATSTFSVAASGGLLASSILVATTQPSTEFESAMAALAPVSGSETISTGQLAATASDQSEGVQAIAAALTGSASSLTLPTVTDTVSAADVPAVAVAAPADAANAPMGELGFVGVTPVVEEPVEVAAPEAPAETSVETSAPQTEGASAAEARTETSSSSRSEARTEAPAASAPAPAPKPEPAPEPKPEPAPAPAPPSGGGEGAIGWAYAHLGLPYIYGSDSGGGYDCSGFVKAAYASAGKSLPHGSSAQYSATSRVSLSNIQRGDLLFYSNGGGIYHVAIYLGDGQVIHSLRDGSGFSGSKVTGMNYSPGLFAAGRP from the coding sequence GTGACCCAGACTGCCCCCGGCGGACGCCACCGCGCGCCCAGCCGCATTTCTAGTGCCCTTGCCCAGGGCCGCTACTCAGCCACCTCAACATTCTCAGTCGCCGCTTCCGGCGGACTGCTGGCGTCCTCCATCCTGGTCGCCACCACTCAGCCCTCAACCGAGTTCGAGTCGGCGATGGCTGCCCTCGCGCCGGTCTCCGGCTCCGAGACCATCTCGACCGGACAGCTCGCTGCCACCGCTTCGGACCAGTCGGAGGGCGTCCAGGCCATTGCGGCCGCGCTCACCGGCAGCGCGTCCTCACTGACCCTGCCGACCGTCACTGACACCGTCAGTGCGGCCGATGTCCCGGCCGTGGCCGTGGCCGCTCCGGCCGACGCCGCCAACGCGCCTATGGGCGAACTCGGCTTCGTCGGGGTGACCCCTGTCGTCGAGGAGCCGGTCGAGGTGGCCGCTCCCGAGGCGCCCGCCGAGACGTCTGTCGAGACGTCCGCCCCGCAGACCGAGGGTGCTTCTGCTGCCGAGGCTCGGACGGAGACCTCGTCGAGCAGCCGTTCGGAGGCCCGCACGGAGGCGCCCGCCGCTTCGGCCCCTGCTCCGGCACCGAAGCCCGAGCCCGCCCCGGAGCCCAAGCCTGAGCCGGCACCCGCCCCGGCACCGCCGTCCGGCGGTGGCGAGGGAGCCATCGGCTGGGCCTACGCCCACCTCGGCCTGCCCTACATCTACGGCTCTGACAGCGGCGGTGGCTACGACTGCTCCGGCTTCGTCAAGGCCGCCTATGCCTCGGCCGGCAAGAGCCTGCCGCACGGCAGCTCGGCGCAGTACAGCGCCACCAGCCGTGTGTCGCTGAGCAACATCCAGCGCGGCGACCTGCTCTTCTACAGCAACGGTGGCGGCATCTATCACGTCGCCATCTATCTCGGTGACGGTCAGGTCATCCACTCGCTGCGCGACGGCAGCGGCTTCAGCGGCTCCAAGGTCACCGGGATGAACTACTCCCCGGGCCTGTTCGCCGCTGGTCGCCCCTGA
- a CDS encoding glycosyltransferase family protein, which translates to MNGSENPNPFRVLLYSHDSVGLGHIRRNLALAHTLATEVPAMTGRPVTGMLLTGVGHGTDLDVPTGFDVVLLPSICKGESGYEPRHMQVPMDDLIGIRAQLVKGVVKGLNPDLIVVDRHAYGVNGELRKTLAKTRKKRPGTTIVLGLREVLDEPDVAAAEWARLEDLDRFRTIFDEIWVYGDPQVHDVRHTGEVPAELHDLIRYTGYLSNGRRWIPEADPTEAPYVVSMSGGGSDGKGMLSIAARATIPAGHRHLVVAGPQMPAEDLATLQAQAAPGTRVVGSVPDGLATIRRASAVVSMAGYNTVNEVMSTDTPVLLVPRELPRQEQLIRALGLKAAGAVDMERLENLTAERLSIWFAGAVHRTQDRTHLDLAGLAGVAHRVADIARASMKEFTSAAV; encoded by the coding sequence ATGAACGGTTCGGAGAACCCCAACCCGTTCCGGGTGCTGCTGTACTCGCACGATTCCGTCGGGTTGGGCCACATCCGCCGCAACCTGGCCCTCGCCCACACCCTGGCCACCGAGGTGCCCGCGATGACCGGTCGTCCCGTGACCGGCATGCTGCTGACCGGGGTGGGACACGGGACCGACCTCGATGTGCCCACCGGCTTTGACGTGGTCCTGCTGCCGAGCATCTGCAAGGGCGAGTCTGGCTATGAGCCGCGCCACATGCAGGTGCCGATGGACGACCTGATCGGCATCCGCGCCCAGTTGGTCAAGGGAGTTGTCAAAGGACTCAACCCCGACCTGATCGTGGTCGACCGGCACGCCTATGGCGTCAACGGCGAGCTCCGCAAGACGCTGGCCAAGACCCGCAAGAAGCGCCCGGGCACGACCATCGTGCTCGGCCTGCGCGAGGTCCTCGACGAGCCGGACGTGGCCGCCGCAGAGTGGGCCCGGCTGGAGGACCTGGACCGCTTCCGCACCATCTTCGACGAGATCTGGGTCTATGGCGACCCTCAGGTCCACGACGTGCGCCACACCGGTGAGGTCCCCGCCGAGCTGCACGACCTGATCCGCTACACCGGCTACCTGTCCAACGGCCGCCGCTGGATTCCTGAGGCGGACCCCACGGAGGCCCCTTACGTTGTGAGCATGTCCGGTGGCGGCAGCGACGGCAAGGGGATGCTCAGCATAGCCGCCCGGGCCACCATCCCCGCCGGGCACCGCCACCTGGTGGTGGCCGGCCCGCAGATGCCCGCCGAGGACCTCGCCACCCTCCAGGCGCAGGCTGCCCCCGGCACGAGGGTCGTGGGATCTGTGCCGGACGGCCTGGCCACGATCCGCCGTGCCAGCGCCGTCGTCTCGATGGCCGGCTACAACACCGTCAACGAGGTGATGAGCACCGACACCCCGGTCCTGCTGGTGCCACGGGAACTGCCCCGCCAGGAGCAGCTCATCCGCGCCCTCGGCCTCAAGGCCGCCGGCGCCGTCGACATGGAACGCCTCGAGAACCTGACCGCAGAGCGTCTCAGCATCTGGTTCGCCGGCGCGGTCCACCGCACCCAGGACCGCACCCACCTCGACCTGGCCGGTCTGGCCGGAGTCGCCCACCGCGTCGCCGACATCGCGCGCGCCAGCATGAAGGAGTTCACCAGTGCAGCTGTCTGA
- a CDS encoding ABC transporter permease has product MTDTAQDLQRLAASGRVPPPEVMAARARRWGWWYYIEYWLRTARAWAQSILIYMIGEPLLYLIALGVGLGTLVDNGVGTVDGVPYLVFVAPALLISTVVMSTGGELTYPVMAGFKWDRLYYGPHATPVTPAQIGTGHFLAVLIRFVVQAAIFWVIMVAFGAVPRGVLVSALVIPIGVLSAAAFGAVLQAYASTLTDEGYQFAFVQRFVIMPMFLFAGTFFPLSSMPVYLHWIGWISPVWHGTQLARQVTYGAVEPVWLTLLHVVFLAVMTVAGVLWLRRSYTRRMGA; this is encoded by the coding sequence TTGACTGACACGGCACAGGACCTGCAACGCCTCGCCGCCTCCGGTCGGGTCCCACCACCAGAGGTGATGGCAGCACGAGCCCGGCGGTGGGGCTGGTGGTACTACATCGAGTACTGGCTGCGCACCGCCAGGGCGTGGGCGCAGTCGATCCTGATCTACATGATCGGCGAGCCGCTGCTCTACCTGATCGCCCTCGGCGTCGGTCTGGGCACGTTGGTCGACAACGGTGTGGGCACCGTCGACGGTGTGCCTTACCTGGTGTTCGTGGCCCCCGCCCTGCTGATCTCCACCGTCGTGATGTCGACCGGTGGCGAGCTGACCTACCCGGTGATGGCCGGTTTCAAGTGGGACCGCCTCTACTACGGCCCGCACGCGACGCCGGTCACTCCCGCCCAGATCGGCACCGGCCACTTCCTCGCGGTGCTGATCCGGTTCGTCGTCCAGGCCGCGATCTTCTGGGTAATCATGGTGGCCTTCGGCGCCGTGCCACGAGGCGTGCTGGTCTCTGCCCTGGTGATCCCGATCGGCGTGCTGTCTGCCGCGGCCTTCGGTGCCGTCTTGCAGGCCTATGCCTCGACGTTGACGGACGAGGGCTACCAGTTTGCCTTCGTGCAGCGTTTCGTCATCATGCCGATGTTCCTGTTCGCCGGCACCTTCTTCCCACTGTCCTCCATGCCGGTCTATCTGCACTGGATCGGCTGGATCTCCCCGGTGTGGCACGGCACCCAGCTCGCCCGACAGGTGACCTACGGGGCGGTCGAGCCCGTGTGGTTGACCCTGCTGCACGTGGTGTTCCTGGCGGTCATGACCGTGGCAGGCGTGCTGTGGCTGCGACGCAGCTACACCCGTCGGATGGGAGCCTGA
- a CDS encoding ABC transporter permease, giving the protein MDAPRQETPPTSQTEQHAAHAATGREAARVPEFPEGRRLASLYGRNARAVIERGFKVIARQNWAVLVSGFFEPVLYLLAMGLGLGALVGEVTGPGGTSIAYTAYIAPALLATSAMNGAIYDSTWNVFFKLRFARVYQAMLQTSLGPMDVALGEIFMALFRGFLYACGFMGVMLVMGLVTSPWAILMVPVALLIAVGFASVGMAVTSYLKSFQQMDVINFVMLPMFLFSATLYPIEVFPEAIQWFIKAMPLWHGVELMRHLAVGFVSGATIGHALYFVVMTVFGVWFTTIRLRALFLR; this is encoded by the coding sequence ATGGACGCGCCGCGCCAGGAGACCCCGCCCACGTCCCAGACAGAGCAGCACGCAGCGCACGCTGCAACGGGGCGCGAGGCGGCACGGGTGCCGGAGTTTCCCGAGGGCCGGCGGCTGGCGTCCCTCTACGGACGCAACGCCCGCGCAGTCATCGAGCGCGGCTTCAAGGTCATCGCCCGACAGAACTGGGCGGTCCTGGTCTCCGGATTCTTCGAACCGGTCCTCTACCTGCTGGCCATGGGCCTGGGGCTGGGGGCGCTGGTGGGCGAGGTCACCGGACCGGGCGGCACCTCGATCGCCTACACGGCATACATCGCGCCGGCGTTGCTGGCGACCTCGGCGATGAACGGTGCGATCTACGACTCGACCTGGAACGTCTTCTTCAAGTTGCGTTTCGCCCGGGTCTACCAGGCGATGCTCCAGACGTCGCTGGGCCCGATGGACGTGGCGCTCGGCGAGATCTTCATGGCCCTCTTCCGTGGCTTCCTCTATGCCTGCGGCTTCATGGGCGTCATGCTCGTCATGGGCCTGGTCACCTCACCGTGGGCGATCCTCATGGTGCCGGTGGCGCTGCTCATCGCCGTGGGTTTCGCCAGCGTGGGCATGGCGGTCACGTCCTATCTGAAGTCGTTCCAGCAGATGGACGTCATCAACTTCGTGATGCTGCCGATGTTCCTGTTCTCCGCCACGCTCTATCCGATCGAGGTCTTCCCCGAGGCGATCCAGTGGTTCATCAAGGCGATGCCGCTGTGGCACGGCGTCGAGCTGATGCGCCACCTGGCGGTCGGCTTCGTCTCCGGGGCCACGATCGGGCACGCCCTCTACTTTGTGGTGATGACGGTCTTCGGCGTGTGGTTCACCACCATCCGCCTGCGCGCCCTCTTCCTGCGCTAG
- a CDS encoding aminoglycoside phosphotransferase, with protein sequence MQPPPEVFDLFAVPGHAIALQGGRGTSVLAGDLVLSPGRDADTASWLSPVLARLAAQLDHEQTRSLRLAMPIPTRDLRWVVDGWGATRFEPGTRACQDLDVLVATGRLLHAHLKAALIVPPSGLRTRHDRWSRAERVAFGADPVSEAPGVSATSSRRNAAEVQELVSDLCAERDAAGSGPSDLGPDQLVHRDLAGNVLLDSSGLPLVIDLAPSWRPALWAEAVCVLDAVLWLQADPQVMHEWAEGPRRQAMLRAGIFRVLSDRPCDVAAYRRVLAPA encoded by the coding sequence GTGCAGCCACCCCCCGAGGTCTTTGACCTCTTCGCCGTCCCCGGGCATGCCATCGCCCTTCAGGGCGGCAGGGGCACCAGCGTCCTCGCCGGTGACCTGGTGTTGTCCCCAGGGCGCGACGCAGACACGGCCTCCTGGCTCAGTCCGGTGCTGGCTCGTCTCGCTGCGCAGTTGGACCACGAGCAGACCAGGTCGCTGCGTCTGGCCATGCCCATCCCGACACGCGACCTGCGGTGGGTGGTCGACGGGTGGGGCGCGACCCGCTTCGAGCCGGGCACCCGTGCCTGCCAGGACCTCGACGTGCTGGTAGCCACCGGTCGACTGCTGCATGCCCACCTCAAGGCTGCGCTGATCGTGCCACCGTCCGGCCTGCGCACCCGCCACGACCGGTGGTCACGCGCCGAACGTGTCGCGTTCGGCGCCGACCCGGTGAGCGAGGCACCAGGAGTGTCAGCGACGTCGTCACGCAGGAATGCCGCGGAGGTCCAGGAGCTGGTGTCCGATCTGTGCGCCGAGCGTGACGCTGCAGGCAGCGGACCGAGCGACCTCGGCCCTGACCAGCTCGTCCACCGCGACCTAGCCGGCAATGTCCTCCTGGACTCCAGCGGTCTGCCGCTCGTCATCGACCTGGCGCCCTCCTGGCGTCCGGCACTGTGGGCCGAGGCGGTCTGTGTGCTCGACGCGGTGCTCTGGCTGCAGGCCGACCCGCAGGTGATGCACGAGTGGGCCGAGGGCCCACGCCGACAGGCGATGCTGCGAGCAGGCATCTTTCGGGTGCTCAGCGACCGCCCCTGCGATGTCGCGGCCTATCGCCGGGTGCTGGCACCGGCTTAG
- a CDS encoding AMP-binding protein has translation MESYAKGEEQPLLEETIGVNFERTAAKHADREALVEVATGRRWTWAELDADVNALARALIGAGIAAGDRVGIWAPNCAQWTLTQYATAKVGAILVNINPSYRTHELTFAVNQSGLRLMLAASNFKSSDYRGMLEETRGDCPDLERVVLLDTDDWSALLAQGADVPQEAVAERMATLSPRDAINIQYTSGTTGRPKGATLSHRNILNNGYFVTELINLTEADRLCIPVPFYHCFGMVMANIGCTTHGATMVIPGPGFEAETTLRTVVEERCTGLYGVPTMFIAMQNHPSFAEHDLSSLRTGIMAGSPCPVEVMKKCVEQMHMSEVSIAYGMTETSPVSTQTRDDDDLERRTETIGRVHPNLEIKIVDPATGQTVPRGATGELCTRGYSVMLGYWQEEAKTAEVLDAEGWMHTGDLAVMREDGYCTIVGRSKDMVIRGGENVYPREIEEFLYTHPDVQDVQVIGVPDEKYGEELCAWIQMKQGATALTAESVREFASGQLAHYKIPRYVMVVDDFPITVTGKVRKVEMRAVSSRKLGLAD, from the coding sequence ATGGAGTCCTATGCCAAGGGCGAGGAGCAGCCACTGCTGGAGGAGACCATCGGGGTCAACTTCGAGCGGACGGCGGCCAAGCACGCGGATCGTGAGGCTCTCGTCGAGGTGGCCACTGGCCGCCGATGGACCTGGGCCGAGCTCGACGCTGATGTCAACGCGCTGGCCCGCGCCCTGATCGGGGCCGGGATCGCGGCAGGGGACCGGGTCGGGATCTGGGCGCCCAACTGTGCGCAGTGGACGCTGACCCAATATGCCACCGCCAAGGTCGGGGCGATCCTGGTCAACATCAACCCCTCCTATCGCACCCACGAGTTGACCTTCGCGGTCAACCAGAGCGGTCTGCGCCTGATGTTGGCGGCGAGCAACTTCAAGTCCAGCGACTACCGGGGCATGCTGGAGGAGACCCGTGGGGACTGCCCGGACCTGGAGCGGGTGGTCCTGCTGGACACCGATGACTGGTCGGCCCTGCTCGCCCAGGGCGCGGACGTGCCCCAGGAGGCCGTTGCCGAGCGGATGGCGACCCTGAGTCCCCGCGACGCCATCAACATCCAGTACACCTCCGGCACGACCGGGCGCCCCAAGGGCGCCACCCTCAGCCATCGCAACATCCTCAACAACGGCTACTTCGTCACCGAGCTGATCAACCTCACCGAGGCGGACCGGCTGTGCATCCCGGTGCCCTTCTATCACTGCTTCGGCATGGTGATGGCCAACATCGGCTGCACCACCCACGGTGCGACCATGGTCATCCCCGGCCCGGGCTTCGAGGCGGAGACCACGCTGCGCACCGTCGTCGAGGAGCGGTGCACCGGGCTCTACGGCGTGCCGACGATGTTTATCGCCATGCAGAACCACCCGAGCTTCGCCGAGCACGACCTGTCCAGCCTGCGCACCGGCATCATGGCCGGCTCGCCCTGCCCGGTCGAGGTGATGAAGAAGTGTGTGGAGCAGATGCACATGTCCGAGGTCTCGATCGCCTATGGCATGACGGAGACGTCGCCGGTCAGCACCCAGACCCGCGACGACGACGACCTGGAACGGCGCACGGAGACCATCGGTCGGGTCCACCCCAACCTGGAGATCAAGATCGTCGACCCCGCGACCGGGCAGACCGTGCCGCGCGGCGCGACGGGGGAGCTGTGCACCCGCGGCTACTCGGTGATGCTCGGCTACTGGCAGGAGGAGGCCAAGACCGCTGAGGTGCTGGACGCCGAGGGCTGGATGCACACCGGTGACCTGGCAGTCATGCGCGAGGACGGCTACTGCACGATCGTCGGCCGCAGCAAGGACATGGTGATCCGCGGCGGCGAGAACGTCTACCCCCGCGAGATCGAGGAGTTTCTCTACACCCATCCCGACGTGCAGGACGTGCAGGTGATCGGGGTGCCGGATGAGAAGTACGGCGAGGAGCTGTGCGCCTGGATCCAAATGAAGCAGGGAGCGACGGCCCTGACCGCTGAGTCGGTGCGCGAGTTCGCGTCGGGTCAGCTGGCGCACTACAAGATCCCGCGCTACGTCATGGTCGTTGACGACTTCCCGATCACGGTCACCGGCAAGGTGCGCAAGGTGGAGATGCGGGCGGTCTCCAGCCGGAAGCTGGGGCTAGCCGACTGA
- a CDS encoding DNA polymerase IV, translating to MVGVSSWVLHVDMDQFLAAIEVLRRPELAGLPVVVGGRGDPTERAVVSTASYEARAWGVRSGMPLRTALKRCPEAVFLPVDFPAYEAASEQVMQTLQEFPGAVVQVLGWDEAFVGLETANPEAAARDLQARVLAATQLHCSIGIGDTLVRAKTATEFGKPQGVFRLTQDTWLEVMGDRPTRALWGVGSRISARLGELGIGTVRELAAADDDDLAAVFGPSTGPHLRRLGAGAGSRHVDDTPWVARAHGHETTYQQDLTDAAQIEAALRELAAQVVADLRAEGRACARVHLKVRFAPFFTVTRVRKLPEPTFDPDLIADTALRLLQKLADDRPIRLLGIRGEMVPPEGGYDPPRTHGRRGAP from the coding sequence ATGGTGGGCGTGTCCTCCTGGGTGCTGCACGTTGATATGGACCAGTTCCTCGCCGCCATCGAGGTGCTGAGGAGACCAGAGCTGGCCGGACTCCCCGTCGTGGTCGGCGGACGGGGTGACCCGACCGAGCGTGCCGTCGTCTCGACCGCCAGCTATGAGGCCCGTGCGTGGGGGGTCCGTTCCGGGATGCCCCTGCGGACAGCGTTGAAGCGGTGTCCGGAGGCCGTCTTCCTGCCGGTCGACTTCCCCGCCTATGAGGCTGCCTCGGAGCAGGTCATGCAGACCCTGCAGGAGTTCCCCGGCGCCGTGGTCCAGGTGCTCGGCTGGGACGAGGCGTTCGTCGGGCTGGAGACAGCGAACCCCGAGGCGGCAGCCCGAGACCTGCAGGCCCGCGTCCTCGCCGCAACGCAGCTGCACTGCTCGATCGGCATCGGCGACACGCTGGTCCGCGCCAAGACCGCCACGGAGTTCGGCAAGCCACAGGGGGTCTTCCGGCTGACCCAGGACACCTGGCTTGAGGTGATGGGTGACCGACCCACCCGTGCCCTGTGGGGTGTCGGCAGCCGGATCTCGGCGCGGCTGGGTGAGCTGGGCATCGGCACCGTGCGGGAGCTCGCCGCCGCTGACGACGATGACCTGGCGGCCGTCTTCGGTCCGAGCACCGGACCTCACCTGCGTCGCCTGGGGGCCGGGGCGGGCAGCCGCCACGTGGACGACACCCCGTGGGTGGCCCGCGCACACGGCCACGAGACGACCTACCAGCAGGACCTGACCGACGCCGCACAGATCGAGGCCGCCCTGCGGGAACTGGCCGCCCAGGTGGTGGCGGACCTGCGGGCCGAGGGCCGGGCCTGTGCCCGCGTCCACCTGAAGGTCCGCTTCGCGCCCTTCTTCACCGTCACCAGGGTCCGCAAGCTGCCCGAGCCGACCTTCGACCCCGACCTCATCGCCGACACGGCACTGAGGCTCTTGCAGAAGCTGGCGGACGACCGCCCGATCCGACTGCTCGGCATCCGCGGCGAGATGGTGCCTCCCGAGGGCGGCTACGACCCGCCCCGCACCCACGGGCGCCGGGGCGCGCCCTGA